The genomic region ACACACCTGACTGAGGCAATTTTGGTCTCATGTCCtataggtgtttttttttttttttttttttttttttttgtttgtttgtttgtttgtttgtttgtttgttttaaatctgaCATACTGGTTTACTTATATTTTTGAACACTGTCTGCTGTCAGACTTCATATGAAGAAAATGAACTTAAGCCTCAGTCACGCAGCTGTGGAGATTAGTTTGTGTTTAAGATTTTTAGAAAGAGGAAAGGGAACTTTCACACACTCtgaatttgagcatttttaggAAACATTATTTCTCACTAACATCAACCAAATCTGActcttaatttttatttaagaaaaaataaaattttcatCCTGTTTTTGCTTACTtctatctctctttttttttttttcttctttttttttttttaccaggcCTTACTGCTGCTGGCCTACCTGATCAGGAATGGCTCTGAAAGGGTCGTCACCAGTGCCAGAGAACACATTTACGACCTGAGATCTCTAGAAAACTACCACTTCATTGGTGTGTGTCTAAATGAATTTAATTGTTCTTTGTGGTCCAAAGTCTTCTTAATGTTCTGTGAATTTGAGCTGTGATGTGGTTATGTCTAAAAGAAATCTAGCATTTAGCTTCCAAGACATTGACCCGGGTGGCTGACTCTGGAAGAAAGGTTACAGTGTTGCTCAAAGTACTGTTGATAATAAATGTCACAGCTGTCCAGGTAATtgtcttgttttcatttctgtgttgcaTGTGTCTTCTGTGTCCAGATGAGAGTGGTAAAGATCAGGGTATTAATGTGCGTCAAAAGGTGAAGGAGATGGTGGAGTTCATCCAGGATGATGACAGATTaagagaagagaggaagaaggCCAAGAAGAACAAGGATAAATACATTGGCGTCTCCTCTGACAGTATGGGCGGAGGAGGGGGCAGCTTTAAGAACTGTAAGTAATGTGCTGGGTTTTCTTTGACAGCCCAACTAATAACATAACTTTCCCCATCCAAAAATTTGTAAGGAGATTGTACAAAGCACAGTAgacttgattttattttatttatgaaaatGTTAAACCAGCGTTACctgtattatgtttttttttttttttttttttttttttattgctgttaattaattcattaactTGTATTTGAGTTTGTCTTTTATTGATTAGGTAGATACTATACACCTATCTACTTCTATATCTCATATAAATAGTATAGATACTATGCATGTGCAGTTAGGTTTATACTAGTGGTACCAAAGACTGTTCATCCTTTGTTTGATTCGTATGAAACTGAATCATCTCCAGTTCTGTCATCTTTCCCTTCAGCTAATGAGTTGGATCGGAATAAGTGGGATGAAGACTGGGATAAAAGCAGAGGATCTTTCCCTTTTAGTGAGAAGCTCGGAGAGATCAGTGATAAGATTGGCAGCACCATTGATGACACTCTGAACAAGTTCAGGAAGAAGGAACGAGATGACTCGCCTGACAGAATTAGGTAAACATGCATtctggaataataataatgaaaactgaTCTGTGCATGATTGCGGGGTTTAAGCTGCAGAAGATGTTATCACAGTAGCCAACTGAGTGctcataataaataaacaaaaatgaatgcatggtCACCCACACATTGAACATCAAATGGTTTAATGTTTAAACCACCGGGACCTGGATTACTCATCCAACCAATAATGTGCACCGACATACAGTTATAGCACAATAACAACGAAACCAAAGAAAAATCTCCTGAGCGCTTATACATCCTTCTTGTGGTTGCCATAGTGACAATGAGGAGGACCGAGCATCAAGAAACGGTAGGCAGGAAGCACTCGAGTTCaaggatgaggaggaaacagtcacAACAAAGAGCATTCAGATCACACAAGCAACTgaaaccaccaccaccaccacacggAAGCGCACCGTGGCAGCAACCAACAAGACCCTGGACCTGGGTGCTGCAGCCAACTATACTGGAGACAAGAGCCCAGAGGAGAAGGTATTTGCACATGCTCCTTACCAGATGTGTTAGAGTTTCAGTGTACTTGCACATGTGGACACTTTCCTCCTGCATTCTCTCTAGCCATCAAGCAGGCAGTCTTCCAGCAGTGGCCTGGCTGACCTGCTTGTGATCGACCCTTTATCCAATCAGAGCACTACAACAGGTAAATGAAAACtgcttttgtcactttttttttctagaatTTTGTATgagtcagtttttgtgttgctatCTCCAGGTGGCAGTTCAAACCTCATTGGTGGTTTTGCAGACTTCTCATCTCCTGCAGCTTCTGCCAGCCTCCCGACCTCCACCGGTAAACCTTATTTTAGTGCTGGCTTCATACTGTAGAATAATACTCTTGACGTTTACTACCACTTATCATAGGCATAAATGTCttggtaatttttttatttttatttatttttcttgttctttgaactgttctttttccagggtgaaattattttaaaccaatcatctttaatgactggaaaaaaaacaggagctgGGTGCACGAGTTAAATTAATTTAGAATTTTCTCTAATATAAACAGGATCAAAAGTTATATGCACAAGCACAAATATATCCATACACCCCAACTCATACacctaaacagaaaaatgagtACAGTTGTGGGATTCAGGAGGTGGGGGAACACTAAGATCTGTTGTAGTCACTTAGCATGGCAAAAAGAATCACAACTCAATTTTTGTTGTGAGCTCtagtaaattatttatttactggatttatttacatatttaattatgtatttatttatttttttaaagtttgcaggctgtgatcagctcacctgctgctctttgtggatttacaaaACTGAATTTAACAATATGTAAGCAAATGTCTCATATGCTAACTCGGCGGCTTTACATTTCCTACTGTGACACTATACTGTAGATTATCTTTTAACTAGACCATATACAGTTGGTATTCAGTGAATTAATTGAAGCTTGTACAGCTTAAATGTAGATTGATCTATTATGCTTTATGTAGCCGAATACCGACATCCGCACCGTagccactgtgcaccagtgcAACTTAGAATTCACCACAGGTACAAGCTGTAAGCTTGCTGCAGGCTAACTTATTTATCCTGCACAAAACTACCCAGTATTTTCATGCAATGTTTGAATAATGCAAAGTTGGTATAAAAGTAAACATTTGTCAGAAATACaaatactcaagtaaagtaTGGATACCTGAAAATTCCACTTAAGGACGGTAatgaagtatttgtacttcattaATTCCCACATTtggtttgggatcattgtcttgttgGAACAACCAACTGTGTCTATGTTTTAACCATCCATCTATGgatttgaggtgaagttgaagaatttgcAGGTAGTCCTCCTCTCTTAGTTCAGTTTTTGCAATGTACCACCCaaacagccccagagcatgatgctaccaccaccatgcttaacAGTTGGTACAGTGTTCTTGGGTCTGAAAGCCTAACGtttactcctccaaacataACTCTTTCTGTTATGGCCAATCTGTACTTCATGTCCATAAAACCTTTTTCTAGGCTTTTGGCTTGGTCATGTAGGCAGCTGGAAATTTCACTTGAGCTTGAAGGTGTCGATTTTGGAGCAGGGGCTTTTTTCTTAGTTAACAGGCACTGCCCATTGCGAGGTAAAACTCGcttcactgtggacagtgaCCCTGGAGTTTCAGCAGTCATTTAACATTTATGCTGAACAATCATTTGACCCTGGAAAAACGGActgtcaaagaaatcattataaGCCCAAAATTACTGTGATATTTGTGCCCTTGAGTGGATGTAAACTTTGGACTATACTTTTATgtagactttttttctttttttgagaatGTATATTTagtaacacatttttaaagaaggATGCAGTAAAGGAGTGGAGCAGCTCCTGTCAATATGTTACAACTAAACGTACCTTTGCCGTCCAATTGGCAGCTGCTGCATCATCCAATGGAAATGGAGAATTTGGGGACTGGAATGCCTTCTCTGCCAGTCCTCCAGCATCATCTAGTTCTGGTCCCTCCCAACCTGTCGCTGACTTGTTTGGCAGCGTTCAGTCACCCACAGCCCCGACCTCCAGTACCACCTCTATTCCACCTTCTGCTGAGCTTTTGGACTTGATGAGTGGAGTTAACAATCAAATAACCAGTCCACATACAACACTTAGTGCCTCTCAGAGCCTGACGTTCTCTCTGGGAGGGGTGACACCCGGTGCTTCTGGTGGTTTACCCACCATGCCCCTCTCTCGTTCTCAACAGGTAGGTGCAGTAACAAGGTGGTCTCATTTTTctcatgaaataaaataactaaataaataaaaattgggGGAGGGCACTTCAGTTGAGAATGTACATTTTCAATTATTATACATAtcactatatttatttttgtattgtgtaaagaaaacatttttatttgtttttcagagtTTGGGAGCCATGTCATCTCAGCCACCCATAGGACAACAGCAGAAGGTTGGCGTTGGAGGTCAGGGAACATTAGGGTCAACCTGGTCTGACCCCTCTGTCAACATCAGCTTGGACTTCCTTTCAGCAGGCTTCAACCCCACTAAGACGCCACCCACACTCAACAATATCATCCAGCAGCAAGGTATGTGTGTATTACACAGTATGAGGAAACAAATAAGGATTTTAATTGATGCACATTACAGATTTAGTGTAATGGCAAAGTCAAAAGACCTTTTGGATATTCAATACTGTAGAAAAGTTTAAGTAAAGTgaagatgtttttaaataataatccCCTGCATGAAGAGTTAATGTGCAATAAACAGAACGTTACAAAGTTGGTGTTCGTCCATAGACTTGCACTCATTTATTGAAAGTACTTGGCGTTCCAGAGAGGTTGCTCCTGTTGATGGTATGAAAGATGCATGTGGCTTTAAGGGTTAGAAATTGTCTGCATTCcttttaatggccagcaggggttGACTTTTAGTTCTAGAGCAGTCAATGGGAGGAAAAGCCCTCAGCTCCCTCACTCTGTGAGCTCAGTAAACCTAATTTCTGATGACTTTATGGGCTTAGTCGATAGTTTCGGTTCATCcagaataaaacatgaagcCTCATGTAACTGTCTTATGTTGTTTGTCATTCTAAGAGTCAGAAAGGCAGTTTATCCCAGGTATGCTCATAGTCTAACAACTTACCAATCAAATTATTACTCAGATAGTGTAAGTCTTCAGTCAGATCCACGCTGTGCTCATCCCATTTGGTGTAAAACACAAAGATGGCAACCATTGAAACGCTCAGCTCAAGGCTTCCTAACTGGGCTTCATTAACCTTTGAGTGACCTCACACTACTTTGATGCTGGCTGTTATTGTTCTGGATATCTTCAGGAATGTGTCATAGTTGCTTCTGTCTCCTCATCCCTGTGATACTGACAGCATGGCTCTGTGAGACAAGGATCTGTTGCAGGTGTCGTCCTTGTTGCTGAAAATAATTGTTACTCTGTATGTAGGGATGTTTAATTTTCTGCCAACTGCCCTAAGCTTTTGTGCTGTAATGTATATTGTTTAGAATGGGCCATCTAATGATCCAGTTATTAGATGTTATAATACTTTATAAGTTGTACACCAGAGAATATTGAGTAACTCTCCATATGTGTCCATGTAGGCGTGACTCCCGTCAACCTGTTGGCCCAGAACTTCGGAGGACTGAACCTCAGCTCTCCGCCCCATGCGGCATCAATAAGACCACCAGCTAATCCTATGATGGTAGGCAACCCCATGACAATGGGCATGCCTGCAACAATGACAACTGGCATGCCTGGCTCCCTGGCCACAGGTATGCCAGCTTCAATGACCGCAGGTTTACAGGGTGGGATTCCTGTAAACCAAAGCATGATGGGaatgaacatgaacatgaatatGGGCATGTCTGCTCCAGTGATGATGGGCAGTATGGCTGGAATGGGAGTTCCAGCAGTAGGGATGGGCCTACCACACTCCATCACCCCAGCTGTGGTCCCACCCAAACAAGATGCCTTTGCTAACTTTGGCAGTTTTGGGAAATaaaggtttgtgtttgtgtgcgtatgtgtgtgtttgagtgagaGAGAGTTGTGTGCGGGTGTGCATGTCTGACTTGATGAGGGAGTGAATTATGAAAGGACTGCTGTACTCGAAGACAACCTTGCATGAgtctctttttctgcttctgcttccttTGGTGAAGTAATCATTCGTCACCCCAGTCTGCTGATACAGGGGGACGCAGGGGAAAGCACCCACTGGTGCTCCTCATCCAGCGGTAATTAGATGTATGAAATTCTCGGAAATGGAGAGAAGGTGTCATCACAAAGCCTCTAGTCATTACCTCCTTGTAGGGGGTAAAGTCTTCGTCTTTAACGGTTTCATATACAGTATTATTCACGGTGTATCTCTCTTCAGTACAGAAACACTGCAAAATCCTTCCATCTGTATCTGCTCAGAGAAATTAATCACTGCAGTGGACTCCAATAAAAATGGCATTACTGCCTTAACTTTTTATACCTGTGAAATCATGTTCTGTGTGGTTTCAACCAAATTCAGTAGCAGAATAGAATCTGTTCCATCATGCCAAGAGATACATTtttccttcatctctttcacACTGATGCTGTGTGAGCGCACTGCTAATCCTGCCTCAGTGACTTGAGAACCAGCCCAGATTTCAACAGGTTAAAGAAGCGAATATTACAGTGTTATGTAACAgaagttgttttaaaaaaacacagacaattttttttcttttttttttttttttggacagctgcagcagtctttattttttttttttttatttctttgtgcatCAGTACCTGCACTCGTCTGCAGAAGAGAGGCACTTGTACCTCTGGAGTGTAGACAATTCTTAATCTCGCCCATCAAAGGGTAGAAACCTGAACATGTTGAGGTACCACTTGATGCTTATACTTATTCTTGAGCCATATGAGCGTGGATTAattgctttcatgttttttctctttttatcagGCTTGTAGCTTTTCTCTATAATGGATGCTCAGTATGTGAATAACATGCCCTTCAAAAGACAACATAAACTAATATATCTACTGTAAAATACTCGGAGGAAATTTAAAGTTCATAACAGTCAGTTACTGTTAAAAGTGGCACTTGccctgtatttatattttattgtaggTGCATCTGACATCTACAAGCCTCATTAAAAGGCTGTCAGTATTTTATTCAGAGTATTTTCCACTCCTATTTTCCCTTAGACCTCCTTGTGATTGTGTCATTTCTTTCTACATATTTCTGTTAGGTCTCTTCTGCTTTGCGTATGGACACCATATATGTATTGATTGCGGGAAAGGGCGGGgccaatatttacaaaactgaaaacacaatcTGCAACATTTTTGTTTGAGTGAGACAATGCTGAATTTTTTGAGACGGCTGCCTGGTACATTTATTTAGAAAGTATTTTTGTCAACTCACACTTCACTTGGGGGTGGGGGTCTCTTGGTTGCTAAGAAAAAATCTGGCCTCACCTTTTGATACTTCATCTGCTTAGTTATCATAAATGGTTATGGAAGGTTTGGGGATCTTGAGTGGAGTTtgtgtgaggtgtgtgtgtgtgtgtgtgcgtgcgtgtagttttctgtttgatgtgcaGACACAGCTCAGCAGAACCTCTTGTCATGTTTTTGAGGCACTGCACTCCAAAAGACCAAATCTTTATTTTGTTACTCTTAAAAGAATAACACCATAGCTAttagtttaatattttattagttgTAATTTTATGTTCATATGGGAGAGCTACTGATGATGTAATTTAGTTAACTGAaatcatgattttatttttttttttttctcagtacaGCTCATTTAATTTGATTGTACCCTATATTTTCTGTAATTCATTCAACAATAAATTAAATGACAACATGAACCGAGAGTTTCCTTCTTTGTGTACTTATTATAGGCTagtttctctttgtctttttaaaaacatttttggtaTTTAGATTTGGTATCTATGGGGGACATTGGTGAACTTGAGCAGTCTTCAgcagtagttttgttttttcttgagctttttatgttttgtttttgttaagccAGTAAACACTACCATACCATCTTTAttcataaagcactttaacataaaaccagagtttttttgttttgttttgttgttttttgtttttgttttttttaaaaaggtcaaaTTGAGTCAACCCCTTAAAAGACAGCCAAATGCTTTAGCAAATAAATGTGTCTTAAGAGGAGTTTTATGCTCAGAAagagaagaggcctgcctaACGTGCAAGGGCAGATCATTCTAAAACTTTGGAACACTGAcccatgaatcattcaagcataaaaaggcaaCTAACTCAAGAAATGAACCAGTGTCTATGCATAGCAGACAGCTTAGCAAAGGACAAGTGACAAAAAAATACTGACAataacagtttgacagacatagaatgtttttttttttttgcaccaacaaggtgattcccaaagagctaaaaACCAACAACTTGGCATACCTCAGTATGGTAAACGGTGAGTTCTTAAGATTTGAGGAAAAGTTGGGAACCAAAGAAATGTTGTGCCTAATAAAATCCAGTAAAAACCTCAGACAGAACCATATCCACAGAGATGGATTTCATTGATCtgtctactgttcactgaagcctcatcagaaatggtttcAGTGGTAAGTGAACTGGTTCTTACATAGTGCTAtaagaaaagattttaattcaattcaattttatttatatagcgccaaatcacaacaaaagtcgcctgaAGGCATTATGGTGTGttgaatcaaaatttgaaatttgatGTCCAAATCATCAATATGTACAGAGAAAGGAGGGAATTGagggaattatgaacacagaaatgtaCCATCAGATTTAGGTCCACCTAACAATCtgtaaagcatctgattggcaacaactacttttttttttaacatgacttTGATCTCAAACACTGTccctgcagtaaaagcatatctgaatagaaaaaaacataatagaGCAATATCAGTCATAAAttagcctccccagagcccagacctcaacattactgaaacgGTGTGGGATCGCatggacagagaacagaacaaaagccagtcaacatccaaagaagcgCTTTGAATTTCCTTCAAGAAGTTCGGAAAAGAGAGTTCAGTCTGTAACAAAGAATAAaggtgcactgaaaaaaatatgttgttggatttacttaattcaatggtggacatttgttgcacacagatgttttgctttggcagcaacttaaacaattgagttaaattaacacaatttattcatgttcaataaacttgtgcaatgtgacttaaacatgttttgatgaagtaatttgagctcttggaatattttaatccttcacaattttctcacgttatcccaacacgattcaataacttttacccaatactacttggtcacttaaatactacatgttatcttcaaattacattttgctattatattctagtatcaaatacacaattttcaaatggaggccttataacagattgtattgttctcttccaagatggttgctggcatccaccagtaacctttcaaaacaacatgtctaatttcactgcagtaggtaaagaattaaactgacattactcctctactgaatctatataaatcaacagttaaataatgtcagttcttctgtgttctctggaatcaatcacagcaaagaaattggactgtttcttttgaaaaatgttgggaaagaacaatacaaaacattctatttaaggcctctaacgtcaagattcagttaaacaacaattatgactaaacaatttgaggtaatgttagtttccattaacattaaattaggttactgaattggcaaacaccttcctattaacactacccattttaccccaataactaaagaaattagcacttgcaggtcaaaacctttattcaagagacgcaaaaataacattgatacagtgactgtcaaaaattacagcactgatcatactgtgacatcttggttcaaaacagcacacttagaaatattcaacgttctttacttcaactgaatgaaactgaaaataccatttcacacgacccatatgggatatttagactgtataactgttcacgctacatctcttcactagtaaaagaaagaaaaaatacaaagagaaatttaaaaatgctgccaaacagacaaacagaacttgtacagagcaaaaggaaaaacaaacaacaacaaaaaacggctcgtcctcatggcagttgcagagtatataaaaatgaaccctgcgatccgttcctggaattgagcttcaaaaatgcagcagaacaagtgtgagatttaaatgtcctctcacctagagctggtcacctcacatgcataacagtgagcttcgttgcaggagcagttttgtcttagttgtgagcttttcttgagagctgagttgcatcaaactccattaccacccattgaatcacctcaaaagtgtagcagagttgtgatgggtaactcatgttgaaggaataaaaaaggtccaaacagcatggctactgcaaaggtcacgttatccagatc from Astatotilapia calliptera chromosome 10, fAstCal1.2, whole genome shotgun sequence harbors:
- the LOC113030241 gene encoding clathrin interactor 1-like isoform X1 is translated as MLNMWKVRELVDKATNVVMNYSEIESKVREATNDDPWGPSGQLMGEIAKSTFMYEQFPEVMNMLWTRMLKDNKKNWRRVYKALLLLAYLIRNGSERVVTSAREHIYDLRSLENYHFIDESGKDQGINVRQKVKEMVEFIQDDDRLREERKKAKKNKDKYIGVSSDSMGGGGGSFKNSNELDRNKWDEDWDKSRGSFPFSEKLGEISDKIGSTIDDTLNKFRKKERDDSPDRISDNEEDRASRNGRQEALEFKDEEETVTTKSIQITQATETTTTTTRKRTVAATNKTLDLGAAANYTGDKSPEEKPSSRQSSSSGLADLLVIDPLSNQSTTTGGSSNLIGGFADFSSPAASASLPTSTAAASSNGNGEFGDWNAFSASPPASSSSGPSQPVADLFGSVQSPTAPTSSTTSIPPSAELLDLMSGVNNQITSPHTTLSASQSLTFSLGGVTPGASGGLPTMPLSRSQQSLGAMSSQPPIGQQQKVGVGGQGTLGSTWSDPSVNISLDFLSAGFNPTKTPPTLNNIIQQQGVTPVNLLAQNFGGLNLSSPPHAASIRPPANPMMVGNPMTMGMPATMTTGMPGSLATGMPASMTAGLQGGIPVNQSMMGMNMNMNMGMSAPVMMGSMAGMGVPAVGMGLPHSITPAVVPPKQDAFANFGSFGK
- the LOC113030241 gene encoding clathrin interactor 1-like isoform X2, giving the protein MNYSEIESKVREATNDDPWGPSGQLMGEIAKSTFMYEQFPEVMNMLWTRMLKDNKKNWRRVYKALLLLAYLIRNGSERVVTSAREHIYDLRSLENYHFIDESGKDQGINVRQKVKEMVEFIQDDDRLREERKKAKKNKDKYIGVSSDSMGGGGGSFKNSNELDRNKWDEDWDKSRGSFPFSEKLGEISDKIGSTIDDTLNKFRKKERDDSPDRISDNEEDRASRNGRQEALEFKDEEETVTTKSIQITQATETTTTTTRKRTVAATNKTLDLGAAANYTGDKSPEEKPSSRQSSSSGLADLLVIDPLSNQSTTTGGSSNLIGGFADFSSPAASASLPTSTAAASSNGNGEFGDWNAFSASPPASSSSGPSQPVADLFGSVQSPTAPTSSTTSIPPSAELLDLMSGVNNQITSPHTTLSASQSLTFSLGGVTPGASGGLPTMPLSRSQQSLGAMSSQPPIGQQQKVGVGGQGTLGSTWSDPSVNISLDFLSAGFNPTKTPPTLNNIIQQQGVTPVNLLAQNFGGLNLSSPPHAASIRPPANPMMVGNPMTMGMPATMTTGMPGSLATGMPASMTAGLQGGIPVNQSMMGMNMNMNMGMSAPVMMGSMAGMGVPAVGMGLPHSITPAVVPPKQDAFANFGSFGK